The following coding sequences are from one Petrotoga sibirica DSM 13575 window:
- a CDS encoding S-layer homology domain-containing protein, producing MKKIGILFLFLVLALGVFSQSFKDVPINHWAYDAVERLSRIGIIEGYPDGTFKGLENMNRYQLTVALSRTIDYMEKSMVAPLAQSLANLERTVRSLSVPQGVSSSELQQLQTRLDAATSDLSNLKGTVSRLDNSVKELQNSYELLGYATTKIDELEKKVSAISVSAVSKTDITNLNNRVTSLENTVKSLDSNYQNLSQTFSNFNQEIMSLKNSDASLQNAISKVNQDMEKLNALTANLNSKIDSKVDKTEFTSLKNTTDELSVRLNSNTQSITELTQNLQSVQTNVDQLSQEVSDVRQVAEGAGGGLNFLDIIISIVISTGITFAMMNFL from the coding sequence GTGAAAAAGATAGGTATTTTGTTTCTATTTTTAGTTTTGGCTTTGGGAGTATTTTCGCAGTCCTTTAAAGATGTTCCTATTAATCACTGGGCATATGACGCAGTTGAGAGGCTTTCTCGTATTGGCATAATTGAAGGATACCCGGATGGTACTTTCAAAGGATTAGAAAACATGAACAGATATCAATTGACGGTCGCCTTGTCCAGAACGATTGACTACATGGAAAAAAGCATGGTCGCTCCTTTGGCTCAAAGTTTAGCAAATCTGGAAAGAACCGTAAGGAGTTTATCTGTACCACAAGGTGTTTCATCATCAGAATTACAACAACTTCAAACAAGATTAGATGCTGCTACAAGTGATCTTTCTAATCTCAAGGGTACCGTTTCGAGGCTAGATAATTCTGTGAAAGAACTCCAGAATTCTTACGAGTTACTTGGTTATGCCACCACAAAGATAGATGAATTAGAAAAAAAGGTCAGCGCTATATCAGTGTCTGCGGTAAGCAAAACAGATATTACAAACTTAAATAACAGAGTTACCAGTTTGGAAAACACCGTTAAAAGTCTGGATAGTAATTATCAAAATCTCTCACAAACGTTTTCTAATTTCAATCAAGAAATAATGTCCTTAAAAAACTCAGATGCTAGTTTACAAAATGCTATTTCTAAAGTCAACCAAGATATGGAGAAATTGAACGCTTTAACGGCTAACTTGAATTCGAAGATAGATTCTAAAGTTGATAAAACTGAGTTTACTTCGTTAAAGAACACTACCGACGAATTAAGTGTTCGATTAAATAGTAATACTCAGTCTATTACTGAATTAACACAAAATTTGCAAAGTGTTCAAACTAATGTCGACCAATTATCTCAAGAGGTCAGTGATGTAAGACAAGTAGCTGAAGGTGCTGGAGGAGGATTGAACTTCTTAGATATTATTATCTCGATAGTAATTTCTACGGGAATAACTTTTGCTATGATGAACTTTTTATAA
- a CDS encoding class II SORL domain-containing protein, with amino-acid sequence MLGDVIKINDFKNEKHVPTIDCPDKVQPNEEFEVDVQIGKEIKHPNTVEHHIEWIDLFLQHNDDPNTVHVGRYIFGPVVGEPHVKAKIKLTKSGTLIALSHCNIHGLWENTKKVSVG; translated from the coding sequence GTGTTAGGTGATGTTATTAAGATTAATGATTTCAAAAATGAAAAACATGTCCCTACAATCGATTGTCCAGACAAAGTCCAACCTAACGAAGAGTTTGAAGTAGATGTACAAATTGGCAAAGAGATTAAACATCCAAACACTGTAGAGCACCATATTGAATGGATAGATCTCTTTTTACAACACAATGATGATCCAAATACTGTACATGTAGGCAGATATATCTTCGGTCCTGTAGTGGGGGAACCTCACGTAAAAGCAAAAATTAAGTTAACTAAATCAGGAACATTGATTGCCCTCTCTCATTGCAATATTCATGGCCTTTGGGAAAACACTAAAAAGGTTTCTGTAGGTTGA
- the ileS gene encoding isoleucine--tRNA ligase produces the protein MDYKDTINLPKTSFKMKANLKEKEPQILQKWDNLNIAYYLRNKRMGGKKFVLHDGPPYANGDIHMGTALNKVLKDIVLKYKTLRGFDAPYIPGWDTHGLPIEHNVATKLGDKASKLSKLEIRKLCEDYAMKFVDIQRESFKRLGIIGFWEKPYLTLNPEYEAKVLEILRSIVDAGNIYKGTKPIYWCTECQTALAEAEVEYHDHTSDSIYVKFPLVGKDNTYMIIWTTTPWTLPANVAIAVHPNFDYAKVEVGNEYWIMAKELVDKTMEEARIDDYKIIDTFKGSTLDGKKARHPFIERDSLLVLAVYVTLEEGTGCVHTAPGHGMEDYMTGTKYNLQVISPVDSQGYFTEEAGKYKGLKIWEANKEIIKDLKDNGFLVHSAKITHSYPHCWRCKNPVIFRATPQWFIDLEKNNYREKVLEEIKKVNWIPKWGENRISSMVRERPDWVISRQRAWGIPIPAIKCEDCGDSILDTQILDHVIEIIKKEGSNAWFEKETKELLPNDYKCPKCGGSTFKKEEDILDVWIDSGSSFEAVANSREELKKFPVDLYLEGSDQHRGWFQSSIFLSVAKYGIAPYESVLTHGFIKDEEGKKMSKSLGNVVNPKDIINKYGADILRLWVASADYRMDIKISYNILEQQVETYRKLRNTIRFLLGNINDFNPDEDYVDYEEMLEIDQWAMMKLHSLIKNVTKAYDNYEFYKVHYLINNFCTIEMSSTYLDIIKDRIYVEGKKSKLRRSAQTVLYETVIALNKMISPILPFTAEEVYDHLNYTNKHETIFAELWPKYKEDFLNEELEEKWDKIFGLREDVLKALEEKRKEKLLGNSLDAKIIVQPTNENLKQILCQYDNNAIADLFIVSQFEFGNVNNGFEGRYAKIKVTKAEGMKCERCWKVDPNTDKDPDFPGVCPRCAKVLKEENNH, from the coding sequence TTGGATTACAAAGATACAATCAATCTACCCAAAACATCATTCAAGATGAAAGCAAATCTGAAAGAAAAAGAGCCTCAGATTCTTCAAAAATGGGATAATTTAAATATTGCTTACTATCTCAGGAACAAAAGAATGGGGGGAAAAAAGTTCGTTTTACATGATGGTCCCCCGTATGCCAATGGAGACATTCATATGGGAACCGCTCTTAATAAGGTTTTAAAAGATATAGTCTTAAAATACAAAACATTGAGAGGTTTTGATGCACCCTATATTCCTGGATGGGATACACATGGTCTTCCAATAGAACATAATGTAGCTACTAAACTTGGAGACAAGGCAAGTAAGTTGAGTAAGTTAGAAATAAGAAAATTATGCGAAGATTATGCCATGAAGTTCGTAGATATTCAACGGGAAAGCTTTAAACGGTTAGGAATAATAGGTTTTTGGGAAAAACCCTATTTAACTCTGAATCCCGAATATGAAGCCAAGGTCTTAGAAATCCTTCGTTCTATAGTCGATGCAGGTAACATCTATAAAGGCACAAAACCTATATATTGGTGTACAGAATGTCAAACAGCTCTAGCAGAAGCGGAAGTTGAATACCACGATCATACCTCGGATTCAATTTATGTAAAGTTTCCTCTTGTTGGTAAAGATAATACATACATGATCATATGGACAACAACACCATGGACTTTACCCGCAAACGTAGCAATTGCTGTTCACCCTAATTTTGATTACGCAAAAGTTGAAGTTGGTAACGAATATTGGATAATGGCTAAAGAATTGGTTGATAAAACCATGGAAGAAGCCAGAATAGATGATTATAAAATAATCGATACATTTAAAGGATCCACGTTAGATGGGAAAAAAGCTAGACATCCTTTTATAGAGAGAGACAGCCTTCTAGTACTTGCAGTTTACGTTACTTTGGAAGAAGGAACTGGATGTGTTCACACTGCACCAGGACACGGTATGGAGGATTATATGACGGGTACAAAGTACAATCTTCAGGTAATCTCTCCAGTAGATAGTCAGGGATATTTTACCGAAGAAGCTGGAAAATATAAAGGATTGAAAATTTGGGAAGCAAACAAAGAAATTATAAAAGATCTAAAAGATAACGGATTTCTTGTTCATTCAGCAAAGATAACTCACTCCTATCCACATTGTTGGCGTTGTAAAAATCCGGTTATCTTTAGAGCCACTCCTCAATGGTTTATAGACCTTGAAAAGAACAACTACCGCGAAAAGGTATTGGAAGAGATAAAAAAAGTAAATTGGATACCAAAGTGGGGAGAAAACAGAATATCCTCAATGGTGAGAGAGAGACCTGACTGGGTAATTTCGAGACAGCGTGCATGGGGGATCCCCATACCAGCTATTAAATGTGAGGATTGTGGAGATTCAATTTTAGACACTCAAATTTTAGACCATGTTATAGAAATTATAAAAAAAGAAGGGAGTAATGCGTGGTTCGAGAAAGAAACCAAAGAACTTTTACCGAATGATTATAAATGCCCTAAATGTGGTGGTTCCACCTTCAAAAAGGAAGAGGATATTTTAGACGTTTGGATCGATTCCGGATCCTCATTTGAAGCGGTTGCAAATTCACGTGAAGAATTAAAAAAATTCCCTGTAGACTTGTATCTCGAAGGAAGTGATCAACATCGAGGGTGGTTTCAAAGTTCTATATTCTTATCTGTTGCAAAATATGGGATAGCACCTTATGAATCCGTTTTGACTCATGGTTTTATAAAAGACGAAGAAGGAAAGAAAATGTCTAAATCCTTGGGAAATGTAGTCAACCCAAAAGACATTATAAACAAATATGGAGCGGACATTTTAAGATTATGGGTTGCATCGGCCGATTACAGAATGGATATAAAAATATCTTACAATATTTTGGAACAACAGGTTGAAACTTACCGTAAACTTAGAAATACTATAAGATTTTTGCTAGGCAATATAAACGATTTTAACCCAGACGAAGATTATGTGGATTATGAAGAGATGCTAGAAATAGACCAATGGGCGATGATGAAGTTACATAGTTTGATAAAAAATGTCACCAAAGCCTATGATAACTATGAATTTTACAAGGTACATTATCTTATAAACAACTTTTGCACTATAGAAATGAGTTCTACTTACTTGGATATAATAAAAGATAGAATATACGTTGAAGGGAAAAAATCTAAACTCAGAAGATCGGCTCAAACTGTATTGTATGAAACCGTGATAGCTTTAAATAAGATGATCTCACCTATATTACCTTTCACAGCGGAAGAAGTTTACGATCATCTCAATTATACAAATAAACATGAAACCATTTTCGCTGAACTATGGCCCAAATACAAAGAAGATTTTCTCAATGAAGAATTAGAAGAAAAGTGGGATAAAATTTTTGGTTTGAGAGAAGATGTTTTAAAAGCTCTTGAAGAGAAAAGAAAAGAAAAATTGTTGGGGAATTCTCTGGATGCTAAGATTATTGTTCAGCCAACCAATGAAAACTTAAAGCAAATCCTATGTCAATACGATAATAACGCGATAGCTGATCTATTTATTGTGTCTCAATTTGAATTTGGTAATGTCAATAATGGATTTGAAGGAAGATATGCAAAAATTAAAGTCACCAAAGCAGAAGGGATGAAATGTGAAAGATGTTGGAAAGTAGATCCTAATACAGACAAAGACCCTGATTTTCCTGGTGTTTGTCCAAGATGCGCAAAAGTACTAAAAGAAGAAAACAACCATTAA
- a CDS encoding TIGR00153 family protein: MKLFFGKKEEKVIKLFSKHLEKVEEGVNSLTELIELYVTNDMEKSVELSKQISNIESEADTLRRKTESEMYQGAFLPNFRGELLELIEAVDKVMNKTQTVSEILVFQKPKIPEDFREDFLKQSGLVKKTYKSLKKSIENVFENIEKSSEYIQKVELHEHEEDVLEKDLIRRLFEIDNLELSEKLQLKDLFLQIGDIADRAEDASDKLEIIVLKRNIK; this comes from the coding sequence ATGAAACTTTTTTTTGGAAAAAAGGAAGAAAAAGTTATAAAACTTTTTTCTAAACATCTTGAAAAGGTTGAAGAAGGAGTAAACTCACTTACAGAATTAATAGAATTATATGTAACGAACGATATGGAAAAATCTGTAGAATTATCAAAACAAATATCAAATATAGAAAGCGAAGCTGACACATTAAGAAGAAAAACCGAAAGTGAAATGTACCAAGGAGCTTTTTTGCCTAATTTTAGGGGAGAGCTTTTAGAATTAATAGAAGCCGTTGATAAGGTCATGAATAAAACACAAACTGTTTCAGAAATCTTAGTTTTTCAAAAACCAAAAATACCCGAGGATTTTAGAGAAGATTTTTTAAAACAAAGTGGATTGGTAAAAAAAACTTATAAGTCTTTGAAAAAGTCTATAGAAAACGTATTCGAGAATATAGAAAAAAGTAGTGAATATATTCAAAAAGTTGAATTACACGAACATGAAGAAGATGTCTTAGAGAAAGATTTAATAAGAAGATTGTTTGAAATAGATAATCTTGAATTATCCGAAAAATTGCAGTTAAAAGATCTTTTTTTACAAATTGGAGATATTGCTGATAGAGCTGAAGATGCTTCGGATAAATTAGAAATTATAGTCTTAAAAAGAAATATTAAATAA
- a CDS encoding ATP-dependent Clp protease ATP-binding subunit, translating to MRFNPNDFTEKSLKAFQEAQNVLAYSGGNILKPEHLLLAILNVDDENVKKIFEGANINSVKIKLEEALSEEMGVYYSMSYGGQQGIYLSTSLANALQIAKSEAVSMGFKKIPLLALLLGVLMEGTSYASKLLSAYTSEALIRKRLQEMLENGDEEIESGVGDPLKKFTVDLTKEAKKGKLTPVIGREKEINRMIEILSRKSKNNPVLVGDAGVGKTAVVEGLAQLIVEENPSSYLKNKKILQLDMAALLAGSKFRGEFEERLKSVIDTVKEKSDEIILFIDELHNIIGAGVAEGNAMDAANILKPALARGEIKVIGATTYEEYKKYIEKDKALARRFQPVYVQEPTPEQAIEILRGIKETYEKHHKVEILDEALIAAVKLSHRYINDRFLPDKAIDLIDEACARVKLRNSAKPEKVRELEKKMSKLEEEINKLTLEEKYEEASQKKAEYFDLQKELEKAQKAAKHVQSEISDVVDEDIIASLVQEWTGIPVTRMVEDEKKRLANLENEIHKRLVDQDEAVKTVADHIKKARAGLKDPKKPVGSFLFLGPTGVGKTELARTLAEILFGTEDALVRIDMSEYMEKFNVSRLVGAAPGYVGYEQGGQLTEMIRRRPYSVVLFDEVEKAHPDVFNILLQILDDGRLTDSQGRTVNFSNTIIILTSNLGSEFLNKTKKNVGFVGDTEEESYKNMKNDIMGQVKMVFKPEFINRLDDIIVFKPLSISQIKRIVDIMISRLEERLKEKHISIQITEAAKDVIAKEGFDPVYGARPLRRVIERKIESPLATMIIEDTIKEGDTVIVDSKDGENLEIRKAGGELLKKRD from the coding sequence ATGAGATTCAATCCTAATGATTTCACCGAAAAATCTTTGAAAGCATTTCAAGAAGCCCAGAATGTTCTAGCTTATTCAGGTGGGAATATTCTTAAACCCGAGCATTTACTATTGGCAATTTTAAATGTTGACGATGAAAATGTGAAAAAAATTTTTGAAGGTGCAAATATTAATTCAGTAAAAATAAAACTCGAAGAAGCTTTATCTGAAGAAATGGGAGTCTATTACTCCATGTCTTATGGTGGACAACAAGGCATATATTTATCAACTAGTTTGGCAAACGCTTTACAAATAGCTAAATCCGAAGCCGTTAGTATGGGATTTAAAAAAATTCCTTTATTAGCTCTATTATTAGGAGTTTTGATGGAGGGTACATCTTACGCATCAAAATTATTGTCCGCTTATACTTCAGAGGCTTTAATTAGAAAACGTCTACAAGAAATGTTAGAAAACGGAGACGAAGAAATAGAATCAGGTGTGGGAGATCCTTTGAAAAAGTTTACTGTTGATTTAACTAAAGAGGCTAAAAAAGGAAAGCTTACACCCGTCATAGGAAGGGAAAAAGAGATAAACAGAATGATTGAAATATTATCTCGAAAGTCCAAGAATAATCCAGTTTTAGTAGGAGACGCTGGAGTTGGGAAAACCGCTGTAGTAGAAGGTTTGGCGCAGTTGATAGTGGAAGAAAATCCTTCTTCCTATCTAAAAAATAAGAAAATTTTACAATTAGACATGGCTGCTTTGCTGGCAGGTTCAAAATTTAGAGGTGAGTTTGAAGAGAGACTTAAATCAGTCATCGATACAGTAAAGGAAAAAAGCGATGAAATTATTTTATTTATCGATGAACTGCACAATATAATAGGTGCTGGAGTGGCTGAAGGAAATGCGATGGACGCCGCAAATATTTTAAAACCTGCTTTAGCTAGAGGAGAAATAAAGGTTATTGGAGCAACAACTTATGAAGAATATAAAAAGTACATTGAAAAAGACAAAGCCTTGGCGAGAAGGTTTCAACCAGTGTATGTGCAAGAACCTACCCCTGAGCAGGCTATTGAAATACTTAGAGGCATAAAAGAAACTTATGAAAAACATCATAAGGTTGAAATTTTGGATGAAGCTTTAATTGCAGCAGTAAAACTTTCCCATAGATATATTAACGACAGATTCTTGCCAGATAAAGCTATCGATCTAATAGATGAAGCTTGCGCAAGAGTAAAGTTGAGAAACTCGGCAAAACCTGAAAAAGTTAGAGAACTGGAAAAGAAAATGTCAAAACTAGAGGAAGAGATCAATAAGCTAACTTTAGAGGAAAAATATGAAGAGGCCTCCCAAAAAAAGGCGGAGTATTTTGACCTTCAAAAGGAATTAGAAAAAGCACAAAAAGCTGCAAAGCACGTACAAAGTGAAATAAGCGATGTAGTAGATGAAGATATAATAGCCTCTTTGGTACAAGAATGGACTGGAATCCCTGTTACACGAATGGTTGAAGATGAAAAGAAAAGACTTGCCAACCTTGAAAACGAAATACACAAAAGACTCGTTGACCAAGATGAAGCGGTTAAAACTGTTGCAGATCATATTAAAAAGGCTAGAGCAGGTTTGAAAGATCCTAAGAAGCCAGTTGGTTCTTTCTTGTTTCTTGGCCCAACCGGTGTTGGAAAAACCGAATTAGCCCGAACATTAGCTGAAATACTCTTTGGAACAGAAGACGCACTCGTGAGAATAGACATGAGCGAATATATGGAAAAATTCAATGTTTCTAGGTTAGTAGGTGCAGCACCAGGTTATGTTGGTTACGAACAAGGTGGACAACTAACAGAGATGATCAGAAGACGACCCTATTCTGTTGTATTATTCGATGAAGTTGAAAAAGCTCATCCCGATGTATTCAACATATTGTTACAGATCTTAGACGATGGTAGGTTAACCGATTCTCAAGGTAGAACCGTCAATTTCAGTAATACCATCATAATACTAACCTCTAACTTAGGTTCAGAGTTCTTAAATAAAACCAAGAAAAATGTTGGTTTTGTAGGAGATACAGAAGAAGAATCTTATAAAAATATGAAGAATGATATAATGGGCCAGGTAAAAATGGTATTTAAACCCGAGTTTATTAACAGGTTGGACGATATCATAGTATTCAAACCTTTGAGTATTTCTCAAATAAAGAGAATAGTCGATATAATGATTTCAAGATTAGAAGAAAGGTTGAAAGAAAAGCATATAAGTATTCAAATAACGGAAGCAGCGAAGGACGTTATAGCCAAAGAAGGATTCGATCCAGTTTATGGAGCTAGACCTTTGAGAAGAGTTATAGAAAGAAAAATAGAGTCTCCTTTGGCAACTATGATCATTGAAGATACTATTAAAGAAGGAGATACGGTTATAGTTGACTCAAAAGATGGTGAAAATTTAGAAATAAGAAAAGCTGGAGGAGAATTATTAAAAAAGCGGGATTAA
- the rd gene encoding rubredoxin: protein MKKYRCMICGYIYDPEAGDPDNDIKSGTSFEDLPNDWTCPVCGAAKEDFELLEE from the coding sequence ATGAAAAAATACAGGTGTATGATTTGCGGATATATATACGATCCAGAAGCAGGTGATCCTGATAACGACATAAAATCAGGAACCTCATTCGAAGATTTGCCCAATGATTGGACTTGCCCAGTTTGTGGCGCTGCTAAAGAGGATTTTGAACTACTCGAAGAATAA
- a CDS encoding response regulator, translating into MSKVLIVDDEENIRTLTKEELEEAGYEVTAVSNAKDALETLESDKDIDIICTDIEMPDVNGLELASEIRKRYPNKKIIFLTAYSHYKSEMASWAADAYVVKSMDLTEIKDTIENLLKIQ; encoded by the coding sequence TTGTCTAAAGTACTAATAGTAGATGATGAAGAGAACATAAGAACTTTAACAAAAGAAGAATTGGAAGAAGCTGGTTATGAAGTTACTGCAGTAAGCAATGCAAAAGATGCACTAGAAACTTTGGAAAGCGATAAAGATATAGATATCATATGTACCGATATTGAAATGCCAGATGTAAATGGTTTAGAACTTGCAAGTGAAATCAGAAAAAGGTACCCAAACAAAAAAATAATATTTCTCACAGCTTATTCACATTATAAAAGTGAGATGGCATCTTGGGCAGCAGATGCTTACGTAGTAAAATCAATGGATTTAACAGAAATAAAAGATACTATCGAAAATCTTCTAAAAATTCAATAA
- a CDS encoding GAF domain-containing sensor histidine kinase, whose product MMNNILNIIYNDDPQNILKSTFKEVSSQLKETTGKDNIMFIYQSSREVFKALASTIDKLEKVKIYIRGNEELKSKIFSNEVVPVNLKDDTLPGSSNGNEKKILFLYPIFSEESLIGAVGLFDNKIDKDTFDQQFYYYVALINLIIEKLRIKDLEDKVILMEELTDVIEEVTQKEVIIENVLNLLKDSLHAESIVFWELQGDNLEIKYMLGIDEKLIINQKISLENTLEGKTIKERRSFMVIGRENFQNYFIPFNLDLKSSIYAVIEQNNEVYGVLSVYNREEKDSFRTYKNFDEADFHVFSDAAKRLAFSIHRINLYNKLQNEVSKLTELKENYEQLIEKQKEHLDMLNALDKISQAVRSVYDKNSAIKIMLLGLTSGRGLKFNRALYLEKDKVRGFLVPKIWVGPDTEEDANEIWKEANIRALKYGNVVQYLKEEAIKIPTNNKLILSLQNKVLAYKGHPILERVVEKKQVLHIVPQMLEIKWEDLEDIYDIVKINEFLIFPVAGMVETKGVVIVDNKINKKPITNIETEIVKLFKDNMGLALEMIENYQELKEKTLRLEEQKDLMDYYRRFKNNILQNLAVAIVVVDRSGKINEWNRQAENFFSRPRETMIGSPIQDIKDIIGEEIIEKIKVIYETRNNIKLKNYEVKLSNTKKIFDIQLSPLRNEDLGVIEGVIIVFDDVTELYNLQKEMEKRERLAAMGEVTARIAHEVRNPITVIGGFLNRIAKMNKMDDIQKYTQIIKEELSRLEHIVNEILEYSRGGKINQIEEVNFIEILRGIMLMYEDFIQQKRVMVNTDWLKKEVLIKVDKDKIKQVLMNLIKNALENVNNNGKIDIKVGYTDENKVFFEITNDGPPIPLEIKEKLFTPFLTTKSNGTGLGLAICKKIIEEEHKGKIYLVKSDNTGTSFKFEIPTSND is encoded by the coding sequence ATGATGAACAATATTTTAAATATTATATATAACGATGACCCTCAAAATATTTTAAAATCAACTTTTAAAGAAGTCTCTTCCCAATTAAAAGAAACAACTGGGAAAGACAACATTATGTTTATCTATCAATCAAGCAGAGAGGTTTTTAAAGCTTTAGCTTCAACAATTGATAAGTTAGAGAAGGTAAAAATATATATACGCGGAAACGAAGAGTTGAAAAGTAAGATTTTTTCAAATGAAGTCGTACCTGTAAATCTGAAAGACGATACTTTACCCGGAAGTTCAAATGGAAACGAAAAAAAAATATTATTTTTGTATCCAATATTTTCCGAAGAATCCCTAATTGGAGCAGTTGGATTATTTGATAATAAAATCGATAAAGATACTTTCGACCAACAATTTTATTATTACGTGGCATTGATTAACTTGATTATAGAAAAACTAAGAATTAAGGATTTGGAAGACAAAGTAATTTTGATGGAAGAACTCACCGACGTTATAGAAGAAGTTACACAAAAAGAGGTAATAATAGAAAATGTTTTAAACCTTTTAAAAGATTCACTTCATGCAGAAAGTATAGTTTTCTGGGAACTTCAAGGGGATAATCTTGAAATCAAATACATGCTGGGAATAGACGAGAAATTAATCATAAATCAAAAGATTTCTTTAGAAAATACTCTTGAAGGTAAAACTATAAAAGAGAGAAGAAGTTTTATGGTTATTGGACGAGAAAATTTTCAAAATTATTTTATCCCTTTTAATTTAGATCTCAAATCTTCTATTTATGCTGTTATAGAACAAAATAATGAAGTTTATGGTGTTTTAAGTGTTTATAACAGAGAAGAAAAAGACTCATTTAGAACTTACAAAAACTTTGACGAAGCAGACTTCCACGTTTTCTCAGATGCCGCCAAAAGATTAGCTTTTTCTATTCACAGAATAAACCTATACAATAAGCTTCAAAATGAAGTCAGTAAGTTGACTGAATTGAAAGAGAATTATGAGCAACTTATTGAAAAACAAAAAGAACACTTAGATATGCTGAATGCATTGGATAAGATATCTCAAGCCGTTAGGTCCGTTTACGATAAAAATTCAGCAATAAAAATAATGCTCTTAGGATTAACTTCTGGAAGAGGTCTTAAATTTAACAGAGCTCTTTATTTAGAAAAAGACAAGGTTAGGGGTTTTCTTGTTCCGAAAATATGGGTTGGTCCCGATACAGAAGAAGATGCTAACGAAATCTGGAAAGAAGCTAACATTAGGGCTTTAAAATATGGAAATGTTGTTCAATACCTGAAAGAGGAAGCCATAAAAATACCCACTAATAATAAACTAATTCTTAGTTTACAAAACAAAGTTTTAGCCTATAAAGGGCACCCTATATTAGAAAGAGTTGTTGAAAAAAAACAGGTGTTACATATCGTTCCTCAAATGTTGGAAATTAAATGGGAAGATTTGGAGGATATTTATGATATAGTAAAAATAAATGAGTTTCTCATTTTTCCAGTTGCTGGAATGGTTGAAACTAAGGGTGTAGTAATAGTTGATAACAAAATAAACAAAAAGCCTATCACCAATATAGAAACTGAAATTGTAAAACTATTTAAAGATAATATGGGATTAGCTTTAGAAATGATAGAAAATTATCAAGAATTAAAAGAAAAAACTCTGCGGTTAGAAGAACAGAAAGATTTGATGGATTACTATAGGAGATTTAAAAACAATATATTACAAAATTTAGCTGTTGCGATTGTTGTGGTTGATAGAAGTGGAAAAATAAACGAATGGAACAGACAAGCAGAAAATTTTTTCTCCCGGCCAAGAGAAACCATGATAGGGTCACCTATTCAAGATATAAAAGATATTATTGGGGAAGAAATAATCGAAAAAATTAAAGTCATATATGAAACCAGAAATAATATAAAATTAAAAAATTATGAAGTAAAACTTTCCAATACGAAGAAAATTTTTGATATTCAGTTATCCCCTTTGAGAAATGAAGATTTAGGTGTGATCGAAGGTGTTATAATTGTTTTTGATGATGTGACTGAACTTTACAACCTTCAAAAAGAAATGGAAAAGCGAGAAAGACTTGCTGCAATGGGAGAAGTGACTGCCAGAATAGCTCATGAAGTGAGAAATCCTATTACGGTTATCGGTGGATTTTTAAACAGAATAGCCAAAATGAACAAAATGGATGATATTCAAAAGTACACTCAAATTATTAAAGAAGAACTTTCCAGGCTCGAACATATAGTAAATGAAATCTTAGAATACTCTAGGGGAGGTAAAATTAATCAGATTGAAGAAGTCAATTTCATCGAAATTCTACGTGGAATAATGTTGATGTATGAAGATTTCATTCAACAAAAACGCGTTATGGTGAACACAGATTGGTTAAAAAAAGAGGTTTTAATAAAAGTCGATAAAGATAAAATAAAACAAGTATTAATGAATTTAATAAAAAACGCTTTAGAAAATGTTAATAACAATGGAAAAATTGATATAAAAGTAGGGTATACTGATGAAAATAAAGTTTTTTTTGAAATAACCAATGATGGGCCACCCATCCCTCTCGAGATTAAGGAAAAATTATTCACTCCTTTCCTTACAACAAAAAGTAACGGTACAGGATTAGGTTTAGCTATTTGTAAAAAAATAATAGAAGAAGAACACAAAGGTAAAATTTATTTGGTAAAATCTGACAACACTGGCACTTCTTTCAAATTTGAAATTCCAACAAGTAACGACTAA